The Verrucomicrobium spinosum DSM 4136 = JCM 18804 DNA segment TGTTCGTGAGTACAGGAGGCGGGGGTTCCCAGCCCCGCTCACTCACCAAGCGTCCCTTGATTGCTATCCCGCTCCGCCCACCCACAAGACCGCGGGGCCGGAGACCCCGCCTCCTGTATCCCGTGGCCGTCTGACTTTGTGACTTGTTCACGGGTAAAGGAGGCGGGGTTCCCAGCCCCGCTCAGTCGCACGTCCACTGAAGTGGACATGGGAGGGCGAGCCTAGCCATGCGCCAGCATTCAAGTCTGGCGTCTTGTGTCTTCTAGTCTGGAGTCTCCCGCGCAGCGGGCCTCATCTCACGACTCCTGCGCCGTGAGGCGGATCAGAGATGCATGCAACCCCTCCACCAGCACCGACCCGCGTGTCTGTGGCCTGAAGGTCTCACCCTGATGCAGCACGTAGTCCGTCGGATCCCCTTCCTGGGTGATCCAGAGCACCCCCCGCACACAGGTGATCCTTGTCAGCCCCCCAGGCTGCTTAATCTTCACCAGTTCACCGCTCTCCACCTCCCGTTCGGGACAGTCGGCGCGCCAGCTTTTGGGCATGAACGGCAGCCGCGCCACCACGGCTTCCCACGCGCGGGGGAATCCAGAGACTTTGCCAAGTTGAATGGGGTGCGGGCGGCTTGCGTTCATGGACCCAAGGTACCCCTCGCCAGCAATCAGCACAGATTCACCCCTTACTTTTCTGAACCGGTACAGTTCCCTCACCCTCAAACTGTGCTGGTGAACAATTCAATAAAGTGTTACTGTGATGCAGGCATCCAATGAGGCAGGTTTCTCCCATGTCCGTGTCCCCCAAGTCTCCTCCTCTGGTTCCCCCAGAAGGCGTTGGTAATCTTTATGAGCGGGTGGCGGGACACATTCAGGATCTGATTGAAAAGGGCACCCTGCGCCCCGGAGAGCGCATCCCCTCTGTGCGTCGGCTGAGTGAGCAACAGGGCGTAAGCGTCTCCACCGTACTACAGGCTTACACACTCCTGGAAGACCGTGGCGTCATCGAGGCGCGCCCGCAATCTGGCTACTATGTGCGGGTGCAATCTTGGAAGCCGCCGGCAGAACCCGAGATGTCCCGGCCCGCCACGCGCGCCACCCAGGTCACGGTTGGCGAGCTGGTCATGAAGGTGATGAAGGCCATCCGCGATCCCGGCCTGGTAGCCTTGGGCGCAGCGATCCCCAGCCCCGAACTGCTGCCCACGCGGCAGCTGAATAGAGCCATGGCCGCGCTGGGACGGCGTTCCCCGGAGCTCGGCAGCAGCTATGACGTGCCCCCTGGCCTCACCGCCCTGCGCATTCAGATCGCCCGACGCGCCCTCGACGCCGGCTGCGCCCTGTCTCCAGATGAGATCGTGACCACTTGCGGTGGCATGGAAGCACTGCACCTATCCCTTAGCGCCGTGGCCAAGGCCGGCGACACCATCGCCATCGAGTCGCCTACATACTTCGGGATCCTTCAGTGCATCGAGTCTCTGGGCATGAAAGCGCTCGAGATTCCCACCCATCCGCGGGACGGCGTGAGTCTGGACGCACTCGCCTATGCTCTCGAGCACCAGCCCATCGCAGCATGCCTCTTCGTCCTGAACTTCAACAA contains these protein-coding regions:
- a CDS encoding DUF2917 domain-containing protein, with the protein product MNASRPHPIQLGKVSGFPRAWEAVVARLPFMPKSWRADCPEREVESGELVKIKQPGGLTRITCVRGVLWITQEGDPTDYVLHQGETFRPQTRGSVLVEGLHASLIRLTAQES
- a CDS encoding PLP-dependent aminotransferase family protein, whose translation is MSVSPKSPPLVPPEGVGNLYERVAGHIQDLIEKGTLRPGERIPSVRRLSEQQGVSVSTVLQAYTLLEDRGVIEARPQSGYYVRVQSWKPPAEPEMSRPATRATQVTVGELVMKVMKAIRDPGLVALGAAIPSPELLPTRQLNRAMAALGRRSPELGSSYDVPPGLTALRIQIARRALDAGCALSPDEIVTTCGGMEALHLSLSAVAKAGDTIAIESPTYFGILQCIESLGMKALEIPTHPRDGVSLDALAYALEHQPIAACLFVLNFNNPLGSCMPDENKRLLVEMLAEREIPLIEDDIYGDVSFTPQRPKTAKAFDKKGLVLLCDSFSKTLAPGYRVGWVAPGRFQEKVELLKTVSTIATATLPQMAIADFLANGGYAHHLRRVQRVYADQVNLVSEAIAKYFPEETKLTRPSGGQVLWVELPSRIDSLELFHRALSEKISIAPGPIFSAKQKFKNFIRLNCGNPWSNTIDRALKTLGRIVATMR